A single region of the Methanomassiliicoccales archaeon genome encodes:
- a CDS encoding flippase — translation MTSRAVSAGLGFIGLMFIFRYLGADTYGTISWSLALVATFNCIADLGFNAAHLKRLSEGKDPSDCVSTYLIVKLLLTCTMVVIVLSSLFVWTELLGFKLTDSSMNIIFMFILYHVFYDVAHLATYTFDAKLESAKTQITLLMDPLIRVPLVIFISLNRLDDLTLSYAYVLGGLAMAITGLFILSQKHLRIRKPVLFKSYMVFAIPIATISIMSALMGNIDKVTIGFFWSSTDVGYYTGASRILELLLMIGLAVSTLTFPAFSKMHSEGNLDEVRDKTRKAERYISMIAFPAVTLIWVFGPEVCMIILGGEEFKIAGDILRLLSVSTLIILLNEIYFSQINAVNRPDLSAKLWAVSLSVNIAFLLLLVPPSLIGFELPGLAGEGAALARVFSFATLLVTTRFIVWKLTKTTMNPRLLLMIPAAAITGLALVGLSMIWPMERWWDLFGYMAVTLAIFGGLLALFGELKREDIDYFLNVVNPKEMKDYIVSEMKRK, via the coding sequence ATGACCTCAAGGGCCGTATCGGCCGGATTGGGATTCATAGGACTAATGTTCATCTTCCGATACTTGGGTGCTGATACTTACGGCACCATCTCTTGGTCCTTGGCCCTTGTGGCGACCTTCAATTGCATCGCCGATCTTGGTTTCAATGCGGCCCACCTGAAAAGACTCTCTGAAGGAAAGGACCCTTCAGATTGCGTAAGCACCTATCTGATCGTCAAGCTGTTGCTTACCTGCACAATGGTGGTGATAGTCCTCTCTAGCCTATTCGTTTGGACTGAGCTGCTGGGTTTCAAGCTGACAGACTCTTCCATGAACATAATTTTCATGTTCATTCTTTACCATGTATTCTATGATGTAGCCCATCTAGCAACATACACATTTGACGCCAAGCTAGAGTCAGCCAAGACCCAGATCACCCTCTTAATGGATCCCCTGATCAGGGTTCCCCTCGTTATTTTCATCTCATTGAACAGGCTGGACGACCTGACGCTATCGTACGCATATGTCTTGGGTGGACTGGCAATGGCCATTACCGGGCTGTTCATACTGTCTCAGAAGCACCTTAGAATTCGGAAACCCGTACTCTTCAAGAGCTACATGGTATTCGCGATCCCCATCGCCACCATATCTATCATGAGCGCGTTGATGGGTAACATCGATAAGGTCACCATAGGATTCTTTTGGTCAAGTACTGATGTTGGATATTACACAGGTGCATCTCGCATCCTTGAGCTCTTGCTAATGATAGGTCTGGCAGTATCAACACTCACATTCCCGGCTTTCTCCAAGATGCATTCTGAGGGGAATCTGGATGAAGTACGGGACAAAACAAGGAAGGCAGAACGTTACATCTCCATGATAGCTTTCCCGGCCGTGACGCTTATATGGGTCTTTGGACCGGAAGTCTGCATGATCATCCTTGGCGGAGAGGAATTCAAGATCGCGGGAGACATTCTAAGACTACTCTCAGTCTCTACTCTCATAATCCTTCTGAATGAGATATATTTCTCCCAGATTAACGCTGTGAATAGGCCAGATCTGAGTGCAAAGTTATGGGCTGTAAGCCTCTCGGTCAACATCGCCTTCCTCCTTCTGTTGGTTCCTCCAAGCCTCATCGGGTTTGAGCTCCCGGGACTTGCTGGTGAAGGGGCGGCGCTGGCCAGGGTGTTCTCCTTCGCCACACTTCTTGTTACGACCAGGTTCATCGTGTGGAAGTTGACCAAGACCACCATGAATCCACGACTACTCCTCATGATACCGGCAGCAGCCATTACCGGACTGGCGCTTGTAGGCCTCTCCATGATATGGCCGATGGAGCGGTGGTGGGACCTTTTCGGATACATGGCAGTGACACTGGCTATATTCGGTGGCTTACTCGCGCTGTTCGGTGAGCTCAAACGCGAGGATATTGACTATTTCTTGAACGTGGTCAATCCCAAGGAAATGAAAGACTACATCGTCTCCGAGATGAAGAGAAAGTGA